A window from Pleuronectes platessa chromosome 6, fPlePla1.1, whole genome shotgun sequence encodes these proteins:
- the LOC128442889 gene encoding extracellular matrix protein 2, with protein MNLPRPLHKLNLQHNNIRYIPTFAFRHLRPGLRSLRLSHNALSNEGLQRPSFVGTYRSLGELLLDNNHLREVPRCVRQFKNLQVLRLDNNQIRLVRRWGVCHPRNSGSTLASVHLENNPLEMEKIPPNTFSCLINGQGLVL; from the exons ATGAATCTGCCTCGTCCTCTCCACAAACTGAACCtccaacacaacaacatcagGTACATCCCCACCTTCGCGTTCCGCCACCTGCGGCCCGGCCTACGCTCCCTTCGGTTATCCCACAATGCCTTGAGCAACGAGGGTTTACAGCGACCGTCTTTTGTTGGAACCTACCGCTCCCTGGGTGAGCTCCTATTGGACAACAATCACCTGCGGGAGGTCCCTCGCTGTGTGCGGCAGTTTAAGAACCTGCAGGTGCTCAGGCTGGACAACAACCAGATCAG GCTGGTGAGGCGCTGGGGAGTGTGCCATCCTCGTAACTCCGGCTCGACCTTGGCTTCAGTCCACTTGGAAAATAATCCACTGGAAATGGAGAAGATTCCCCCAAATACCTTCTCCTGTCTGATAAATGGCCAGGGACTAGTCCTGTAG